The DNA sequence CCCGCAGCAGCGAGCCCGAGGAGGTCCAGCGATGAGCTCACCCACCACCAAGTCCAGTTCCCGCTCGGTCTGGGTGCTGGCCATCGTGCTACTCGCCGTCGCGGCCGCGATCGCCGTCGGCTCCCTGCTCTACGGCTACTCGCAGGACGCCGAGGCCGACTTCGGCGGTGCCGACGGCCAGGCCGAAGAGGTCATCGCCGGTATCGACGAGAGCTACGAGCCGTGGTACGACGCCCTGGTCGGCGAGCTTCCCGGGGAGGTCGAGTCGGGGCTGTTCGCGCTGCAGGCAGGGCTCGGAGGCATCGTTCTCGGAGGTGCAGTCGGGTGGTACGCGGGCCGGCACCGGGGGCGCACGGAGGCGCTGCCCCCGGCTGAGCAAGGAGCGCCCGGCGGCGTCTGAGTCGCCGCGGTGAATCCCCTCGACCTCAGCGCGGCCCAGAACCGGTGGTCGAGCCACCCAGCCGCGGAGAAGCTCGTGCTGTACGGCGGGTTGCTGCTGTGCGCGATGGTGCTGCCGCCGCGCACAGCCGCCCCGCTGGTACTCCTGGCGGTCGCCGTGGCGACTCTGGTGCTCGCCCGGGTTCGGCCCCGCCTGTTCGTCCTCGCACTGATCGGTCCGGCCGTGTTCATCGCGCTCGGCTCCGTGCCTATCGCGGTGGGTCTGCGCGGGGGGCCGCATCTCGAGCCCGGAGGACTCGACCTCGCGGTCGACACCTCACTGCGCGCGATCGCGGCCTCGTCGGCGACCATCGGGCTGGCGGTGACCACCCTGATGGCCGACATGCTCGACCTGGCCCGCAGAGCCGGGGTGCCGGCCCCGCTGTGCCACGTCGCCGACCTGACGTACCGGCTCGTCGGTATCCTGATCCGCTCGGCGCGCGCGGCCCGGGAGTCGGTGGCGCTGCGCCTGGGACTGCAGACACCGCGGGATGCCATCAGCGTGATCGGCGCCCAGTCGGCCCTCATCTTCGTCCGGGCGACCGAACGAGGCCGGGCCATGTCCGAGGCGATGTCGCTGCGCGCCGAACCGGGCATGACCGCGGTGCTCACCGCGGACCGGCCGGTCCGCCCGGCACGGATCGCGGCCAGCATCACCGTGCTGATCGCGATCGCAGCCACCTCGATACTGACCTGGAGGGCATGGAATGGCGGGTGACGACGAGGTTCTCGGATTGCGGGACGTCGCGTTCGCCTACCCCCGCGGCCCGAGGGTCCTCGACGGCGTGAGCCTGTCGCTGCGGCCCGGTCAGCGGGTGGCACTGCTGGGCGCCAACGGTTCGGGCAAGACCACGCTGCTCCGGATCCTCGTGGGGCTCACGACGCCGTCAGCCGGGACGGTGCGGCTCGAGGGTGCCCCGCTGCGCGCCTCGCGGGCCGACCGCACCCGGCTGCGAACCCGGGTCCAGATGGTGCTGCAGGAGCCGGACGATCAGATCGTGGGCGCCACCGTGCGTGCGGACGTGTCATTCGGTCCGGTCAACCTGGGCCTGGCGCGCGCTGAGGTGATGGCCCGCGTCGACGAGGCGATGGATGCGCTGGACATCGGCGATCTCGCCGACCGGACCCCCAACCACTTGTCCTTCGGGCAGCGCAAGCGCGTGGCCATCGCCGGCGCGGTCGCCATGCGGCCGCAGGTCCTGCTCCTGGACGAGGCCACCGCCGGCCTGGACCCGAAAGCGGTGCACGACCTGCTGGACACGCTCACCGCGCTGTCGCGCGCGGGTACCGCCGTCGTCCTGGCCACCCACGACGTCGACGTCGCCTGGACATGGTCGCAGGACACCCTCATCCTCAGCGAGCACACCGTGCGCCGCGGACCGACCCACGAGCTGCTGTGCGACGACGCTCTGCTCGCCGACGCTCGGCTGGCCACGCCGTGGGGTGCAGCGGTGTCACGGCGACTGAACCGAACCGTGCTGCGGCCCAGCGACATCTGAACCGATCCGGGGGCCGCACCGGGACTGCTACCCCGGCACGCACAAAGGCGGTCACCCCGCGAGGGGCGACCGCCTTCGTGGTCAGTGCGAACTACTCGGCTGCGCTCGGCGCGCCTGCCGCCCCGGCCTGAGCCAGGTCCGGCTCGGCGTCACCGACCGGCTTGCGGCTACCGGCGAACGTGAACTTGGCGTCCTCGCCGGCACCTTCGCCGTCCCAGCCTTCGACGTCGACCGTGACGAGCTGGCCCGGACCGACCTCCTCGAAGAGGATCTTCTCCGAAAGCTGGTCCTCGATCTCGCGCTGAATGGTGCGCCGCAGCGGACGTGCACCCAGCACCGGATCGAAGCCCCGCTTGGCCAGCAGGGCCTTGGCCTTGTCGGTCAGCTCGATGGCCATGTCCTTGCCCTTGAGCTGGTTGGCGACCCGGCCGATCATCAGGTCGACCATCTTGATGATCTCGTCCTGAGTCAGCTGGTGGAAGACGATGATGTCGTCGATGCGGTTGAGGAACTCCGGACGGAAGTGCTTCTTGAGCTCGTCGTTGACCTTCTGCTTCATCCGCTCGTAGTTGTTCTCACCGCCGCCCTGTGAGAAGCCCAGCCCGACCGCCTTGGAGATGTCGGACGTGCCCAGGTTCGAGGTGAAGATCAACACGGTGTTCTTGAAGTCCACCGTGCGGCCCTGACCGTCGGTCAGGCGACCGTCCTCGAGCACCTGCAGGAGGCTGTTGTAGATCTCCTGGTGAGCCTTCTCGATCTCGTCGAACAGCACCACGGAGAACGGCTTGCGGCGCACCTTCTCGGTGAGCTGGCCGCCCTCTTCGTAGCCGACGTACCCCGGAGGCGCACCGAACAGCCGCGACGCGGTGAAGCGGTCGTGGAACTCACCCATGTCGATCTGGATGAGCGCGTCGTCGTCGCCGAACAGGAAGTTCGCCAGCGCCTTGGACAGCTCGGTCTTACCGACACCGGACGGACCGGCGAAGATGAACGAACCCGAAGGACGCTTCGGGTCCTTCAGCCGGCGCGGGTGCGCCGGATGGCCTTCGACACGGCCCGGACCGCATCCTCCTGGCCGATGATCCGCTTGTGCAGCTCGTCCTCCATGCGGAGCAGACGGGTGGTCTCCTCCTCGGTGAGCTTGAACACCGGGATACCGGTCCAGTTGCCCAGCACCTCGGCGATCTGCTCGTCGTCGACCTCGGCGACGACGTCGAGATCACCGGAGCGCCACTGCTTCTCCCGCTCGGCACGTTGCGCGACCAGTTGCTTCTCGCGGTCGCGCAGGCTGGCCGCCTTCTCGAAGTCCTGCGCGTCGATCGCGGACTCCTTCTCCCGGCGCGCGTCGGCGATCTTCTCGTCGAACTCGCGCAGGTCTGGCGGCGCCGTCATCCGGCGGATGCGCATCCGCGCACCGGCCTCGTCGATCAGGTCGATCGCCTTGTCCGGCAGGAAGCGGTCGTTGATGTAGCGGTCGGCCAATGTCGCGGCCGCCACCATGGCACCGTCGGTGATCGAGACGCGGTGGTGCGCCTCGTAGCGGTCGCGCAGGCCCTTGAGGATCTCGATGGTGTGCTCGACCGTCGGCTCGCCGACCTGCACCGGCTGGAACCGGCGCTCCAGGGCGGCGTCCTTCTCGATGTACTTGCGGTACTCGTCGAGCGTGGTGGCGCCGATCGTCTGCAGCTCACCGCGGGCCAGCTTGGGCTTGAGGATGCTCGCCGCGTCGATGGCACCTTCGGCGGCGCCCGCACCGACCAGCGTGTGCAGCTCGTCGATGAACAGGATGATGTCGCCGCGGGTATTGATCTCCTTGAGCACCTTCTTCAGGCGTTCCTCGAAGTCACCGCGGTAGCGGCTGCCCGCTACCAGCGAACCCAGGTCGAGGGTGTAGAGCTGCTTGTCCTTCAGCGTCTCGGGGACCTCGCCGTGCACGATGGCCTGTGCCAGGCCCTCGACGACCGCGGTCTTACCAACGCCGGGCTCGCCGATCAGCACCGGGTTGTTCTTGGTGCGCCGGCTCAGCACCTGCATGACCCGCTCGATTTCCTTCTCCCGGCCGATGACCGGATCGAGCTTGCCCTCCATGGCGGCGGCGGTCAGGTTGCGGCCGAACTGGTCGAGCACCAGTGAGGTGGACGGGTTGCCGGTCTCTCCGCCACGGCCACCCGTGCCGGCCTCGGCGGTCTCCTTGCCCTGGTAGCCGGACAGCAGCTGGATGACCTGCTGACGGACCCGGGTCAGCTCGGCGCCGAGCTTGACCAGCACCTGCGCGGCCACGCCCTCGCCCTCGCGGATCAGGCCCAGCAGGATGTGCTCGGTGCCGATGTAGTTGTGGCCGAGCTGCAGCGCCTCGCGCAGGCTCAGCTCCAGCACCTTCTTGGCGCGCGGGGTGAACGGAATGTGACCGGACGGCGCCTGCTGGCCCTGACCGATGATCTCCTCGACCTGGCTGCGCACACCCTCCAGCGAGATGCCCAGCGATTCGAGTGACTTGGCGGCCACGCCCTCACCCTCGTGGATGAGTCCCAGCAGGATGTGCTCGGTGCCGATGTAGTTGTGGTTGAGCATCCGGGCTTCTTCCTGAGCCAGGACGACAACCCGACGCGCACGGTCGGTGAATCTTTCGAACATCCGTGGTTACCTGCTCTCCATCGCATAGGTAGGTGCGCCGCAATCCCGCCGAGCTCATCCGGCGAACTCGAGGAGCACTGTGCACCTGCCGTCCACTCTAATGGGCGGCGACGCGGACTGCCCCGCCTGTCGGCCCCTGACTGGACCGGACCCGGCTCGGCATCTGTTGACTATCCGGCGCTGGTAGGACCAACGCGGCAGGGCCGCGAATCGTTTCCGACGGTCGGCCACGGCGGGTTCGCCCGCAGCGAACGCAGTAGGCACCTGGGAGCGCCGGGCAACCTTGGCCTATGTTGCCGCGTGGAATGCGTCGATCACGTCGGCGGGGATCCGCCCACGGGTGGAGACGTTGTGCCCGTTGCGGCGTGCCCACTCGCGGATCGCCGCGCTCTGTTCACGGTCGATCGCGGCGCGGCCGCGGCCGGTGCCGACGGAACGTCCGCGGCGTCGACCGCCGACGCGGCGGCCGGCCTCCAGCCACGGCTTGAGCTCATTGCGCAACTTCGCGGCGTTCTTGGCGGAGAGGTCGATCTCATAGCTGACGCCGTCGAGTCCGAATTCCACCGTCTCGTCTGCGGCACCCTCGCCGTCGAAATCATCGACCAACGTGACAGTGACTTTTTTGGCCATTCCTGGTGCTTCCTTCTGCGTGCTATGAATACGACCCGCCCCTCGGGCACCAATGTGCCACAAAAGAACAATTCATTCAACAACGCATGAATCGAGCCGGTTCAGTTGCCGTGACGGCGAACAATCGGGAACAAAACCGTCTCCCTAATCGACAGTCCTGTCAGCGCCATCAACAACCGATCGATACCCATTCCCGTTCCTGTTGTCGGGGCATCGCGTACTCGAGCGCAGCCAGGAAATCCTCGTCCAACGCCATTGCCTCGTCGTCGCCGGCTGCCGCGGCACGGGCCTGCTCTCGAACCGTTCCCGCTGGACAACCGGATCGATCAACTCGGAATAGCCCGTGGCGAGCTCGATGTGACGGACGTAGAGATCCCATTTCTCCGTCACGCCGGGGATGGTGCGATGCTGCCTTGTCAACGGCGTGGTTTCCACCGGGAAGTCCCGGACGAAAGTCGGCGCCCACAACGTCTCACCGACCTTGTATTCCCAG is a window from the Mycolicibacterium poriferae genome containing:
- a CDS encoding energy-coupling factor ABC transporter substrate-binding protein, with product MSSPTTKSSSRSVWVLAIVLLAVAAAIAVGSLLYGYSQDAEADFGGADGQAEEVIAGIDESYEPWYDALVGELPGEVESGLFALQAGLGGIVLGGAVGWYAGRHRGRTEALPPAEQGAPGGV
- a CDS encoding energy-coupling factor transporter transmembrane component T family protein; translated protein: MNPLDLSAAQNRWSSHPAAEKLVLYGGLLLCAMVLPPRTAAPLVLLAVAVATLVLARVRPRLFVLALIGPAVFIALGSVPIAVGLRGGPHLEPGGLDLAVDTSLRAIAASSATIGLAVTTLMADMLDLARRAGVPAPLCHVADLTYRLVGILIRSARAARESVALRLGLQTPRDAISVIGAQSALIFVRATERGRAMSEAMSLRAEPGMTAVLTADRPVRPARIAASITVLIAIAATSILTWRAWNGG
- a CDS encoding energy-coupling factor ABC transporter ATP-binding protein; translation: MAGDDEVLGLRDVAFAYPRGPRVLDGVSLSLRPGQRVALLGANGSGKTTLLRILVGLTTPSAGTVRLEGAPLRASRADRTRLRTRVQMVLQEPDDQIVGATVRADVSFGPVNLGLARAEVMARVDEAMDALDIGDLADRTPNHLSFGQRKRVAIAGAVAMRPQVLLLDEATAGLDPKAVHDLLDTLTALSRAGTAVVLATHDVDVAWTWSQDTLILSEHTVRRGPTHELLCDDALLADARLATPWGAAVSRRLNRTVLRPSDI
- the lsr2 gene encoding histone-like nucleoid-structuring protein Lsr2, which codes for MAKKVTVTLVDDFDGEGAADETVEFGLDGVSYEIDLSAKNAAKLRNELKPWLEAGRRVGGRRRGRSVGTGRGRAAIDREQSAAIREWARRNGHNVSTRGRIPADVIDAFHAAT